The window TTTCCAGTTTGAACAAGTTGGGTTCTCTTCTTGGTGGGAGAATCAACTACAGAACTTGGAAGGGACGAGTTTATGTTGTGCTAGTAATACTAGTCTTAATTTTTCTAACTTGTCTTGGAACTCACTGCATATATGGTGGCAATGGTGCTCAAGAGCCATATCCAATCAAGGCTAGGTACTCACAGTTCACGCTGTTAACTATGACATATGATGCCCGTCTTTGGAATCTGAAGATGTTTGTGGAGCATTACTCCAAATGTGCATCAGTGAGGGAGATTGTGGTTATCTGGAATAAAGGCCGCCCCCCAGTGCAAAATGAATTCAAGTCAGCTGTTCCTGTCAGGGTCAGAGTTGAAGATAAGAACTCTCTGAACAATAGATTCAACATAGATGAAAAAATAAAGACGAGAGCTgttatggagcttgatgatgatatcatgatggcatgTGACGACTTAGAACATATCATAGATCTTATCTTAATTGGCTCACGGCCTATGCTAAAACATATCTCCCTAATTCCGAAAGTAGACTGCCTAGCATGGAGATTGGAGATCTCATCCCATGATTGGGAAGTGCCATGGTGGGGCCATGTACTTCTGTGCATACGTCTTGTACTAATTCTTGATCTGACTTATTATTCTGTTGGCAAGTTTGTTCCTCAAACATAGGGATGTTCAAATAGCTTGAGCTCGACAAGCTACTCGAGCTTGTCTCAGTTTCGGCATGATTCAAGTGTTTGCACATACACTTCAAGAGATGGAGCGTGGCCTACACAAGCTCATGCACTATAACGAGCTGATCCGAAGAGCTCGTTCGCTTGATTTCGCAATGTTTGCACATGCCACTTCATACTCCCCTTGGCCATATCCAAACCTGCAACTGTGCCACAACCCACAAGTCTAAACTCTGTAATAAGTTAACTGCAGTTCTTTAAAAAAAAGTTAACTGCAGTTCTTTAAAAAAAAGTTAACTGCAGTTCCTTAGTTTCATGATTTCTAGAACTACCCACATCGATTTAATTGTAGATGCTTTTGTagtaattgctattttttttgtttGTACTTGATACAGTGAAGAGACCAAAATTAAGATATCATTGGGAGTGAGGCGTGGGTGGAGCTTGCGTCTACAGAAGCTAATGGTTCAGGATGGCTGCTTTGTGCAGTGGCGGGAAATGATAGCAAATGCAGCTAGGAAGGGCTTTGCTGGTGGAGTTGCCTTCCAATGGAATTCACATAAAATGTTGACTGAGCAACTGCGGCAGGAATGGTTGGAGAAAGTCCAGCAAAGAAGATCAATGCCTAGGCCGACAGGTAATAGAAGAGCGCCAAAAACCCCAGAGCAGAGGAGAAAAATTGCAGAAGCCATTGCTGCGAAGTGGTTGGATCGAGTAAGATTATCTATGCCTTGCTGAACATATTTCATGGTTCTCATCCTCTCATTCCAATGTCTTCGGGGCAATATATGGCTTATTCATATTGCATAAACTAATGGTAGAAACATTTGATTTTCTTGCAGGAATACCGTGAACGTGTTTGCAGTGCAATTAATAGCTATCATGGAACATCTTCTGGATCTAAAGTACCGCGTAAACAAAGAACTCCGAGAGAACCAGGTGCAAAGCGTGAAAAAAAGAAATCTATTCAACACAGAGCTGTCAGCTTGGACGATGCACATGCAAAAACTGCTCCAGTTAAGAGAAAGAAAAGTGCAACTCCTTACAAAGATCCTATG of the Triticum dicoccoides isolate Atlit2015 ecotype Zavitan unplaced genomic scaffold, WEW_v2.0 scaffold177773, whole genome shotgun sequence genome contains:
- the LOC119344648 gene encoding uncharacterized protein LOC119344648, whose product is MVQDGCFVQWREMIANAARKGFAGGVAFQWNSHKMLTEQLRQEWLEKVQQRRSMPRPTGNRRAPKTPEQRRKIAEAIAAKWLDREYRERVCSAINSYHGTSSGSKVPRKQRTPREPGAKREKKKSIQHRAVSLDDAHAKTAPVKRKKSATPYKDPMAGEKLEMITKIRAQRTALEIEKKEAIERARYVVLFAIRKG